From the Lolium rigidum isolate FL_2022 chromosome 2, APGP_CSIRO_Lrig_0.1, whole genome shotgun sequence genome, one window contains:
- the LOC124690181 gene encoding flavin-containing monooxygenase FMO GS-OX-like 8, with product MVAGDGTLPALQQQLHSKKVCVVGGGMAGLAAARELRREGHAVTVMEQSGDVGGQWLYDPRTDGDDPLGAAVSVRVPGSIYACLRLISPREAMGFSDFQFVPRDGDDGRDPRRFPGHREVHCYLRDFCDAFGLMDAVRLNTRVLRVAAAAPTSTTRQWAVRSVSTGTDDDAQDEVFDAVVVATGHYSQPVLPRIQGMEEWGRRQLHSHSYRTPEPFQGETVVVVGCGDSGKDIALDLCQVAREVHLTANSSSAEEATTPAMSRMLASHGDVLRLHPRTRRLHADGRVEFADGSSVLADTVIYCTGYGYSFPFLDTGGAVAVEDEVVGPLFEHVFPPSLAPSLSFVGVPRKILVPWFFERQARWVAQVLSSRRALPPEEEMLRSVEEHYRAREAAGVPRKLTHNIGGVEPLKMYEFGEKYCDFAPLEEWKKELVLSSILSMKDDAETFRDRADDSENVHKGLRAWRGLAARAQDNKTMADVEVEVEDDAPGVHDM from the exons ATGGTCGCTGGCGACGGCACGCTGCCGGCGCTACAGCAGCAGCTGCATTCCAAGAAGGTGTGCGTGGTTGGGGGCGGCATGGCCGGTCTGGCGGCCGCGCGGGAGCTGCGGCGAGAGGGGCACGCCGTGACGGTGATGGAGCAGAGCGGCGACGTCGGCGGGCAGTGGCTTTACGACCCGAGGACCGACGGCGACGACCCGCTCGGCGCCGCTGTGTCGGTGCGCGTGCCCGGTAGCATCTACGCCTGCCTCCGTCTCATCAGCCCGCGGGAGGCTATGGGCTTCTCCGACTTCCAGTTCGTGCCCAGGGACGGGGACGACGGCCGCGACCCGCGACGCTTCCCCGGCCACCGCGAGGTGCACTGCTACCTCCGCGACTTTTGCGACGCGTTCGGGCTCATGGACGCCGTCAGGCTCAACACCCGTGTTCTGCGCGTCGCAGCCGCGGCGCCGACATCGACGACGCGCCAGTGGGCGGTGAGGTCGGTGAGCACCGGCACGGACGACGACGCGCAAGACGAGGTGTTCGACGCCGTGGTGGTGGCCACCGGCCACTACTCGCAGCCGGTGCTCCCGCGCATCCAAGGCATGGAGGAGTGGGGGCGTAGGCAGCTGCACAGCCACTCGTACCGGACGCCTGAGCCGTTCCAGGGAGAGACGGTGGTGGTGGTCGGGTGCGGGGACAGCGGCAAGGACATCGCGCTGGACCTCTGCCAAGTCGCCAGGGAGGTGCACCTCACCGCCAACTCCTCCTCCGCGGAGGAAGCCACCACGCCTGCCATGTCCAGGATGCTGGCGAGCCACGGCGACGTGTTGCGCCTCCACCCGCGGACACGCCGGCTGCACGCCGACGGCCGTGTCGAGTTCGCGGACGGCTCCTCGGTGCTCGCCGACACGGTCATCTACTGCACGGGGTACGGCTACTCGTTCCCGTTCCTGGACACGGGCGGGGCGGTGGCGGTCGAGGACGAGGTGGTCGGCCCGCTGTTCGAGCACGTGTTCCCGCCGTCGCTGGCGCCGTCGCTCTCCTTCGTGGGCGTGCCGCGGAAGATCCTGGTGCCGTGGTTCTTCGAGAGGCAAGCGAGGTGGGTCGCGCAGGTGTTGTCCAGCCGCCGCGCGCTGCCACCGGAGGAGGAGATGCTGCGGTCCGTGGAAGAGCACTACCGTGCCAGGGAGGCAGCCGGCGTGCCGAGGAAACTCACGCATAACATCGGCGGCGTCGAACCTCTG AAAATGTACGAGTTCGGGGAGAAGTACTGTGACTTCGCGCCGTTGGAGGAGTGGAAGAAGGAGCTGGTCCTATCCAGCATCTTGAGCATGAAGGACGACGCGGAGACCTTCCGCGACCGCGCCGACGACAGCGAGAACGTGCACAAGGGCCTGCGGGCATGGCGCGGCTTGGCTGCTCGAGCTCAAGACAACAAAACTATGGCTGATGTTGAAGTCGAAGTCGAAGATGACGCGCCTGGTGTTCACGACATGTGA